DNA from Flavobacteriales bacterium:
CGATCGATCCGGCCGGTTCCGGCGCATCGGTAGCCGCAGCGCACGGTCAGTCCCCGGCCGGACGCTTGCGGCCCTTCAGCCGCACCTTGGCGCCGAAGTAGAGGTCCGCTCCGCGCAGGTCGTTCAGGCCGAAGAGCCCGCCGATGCGGTCCGTGCCGATCATGAAACCGGCCGCACGCAGCATGAGCCCGATGCCCCAGTTGCCGAAGGCATCGGCGCTCACCGGCAGCGCTGCGCAGAAGTTGCGCGTCTCGAAGCGCAGCGTGAGGCTGAGCTGGTCGCGCACGGAAGGGCCGTCGATCGGTGCGGTGGTGCCGCGCACGGCCTCCATCCGCAGCGCGAGGTGCTTGATCGGGCTGTAGTCCACGCTCAGGTGCACCGCCGTGGGGAGCATCTGCGTGAATGCGCGGCCCGTCCGGGAGGCCTGCGGGTCGCCCAGCAAGAGGCTGCTCAGCGCGGTGTCCACCTCGTTCATGCCGCCTATGTCAAGCCCTTCCAGGGCGCTCACGGTGGTGCTCCCGTTGGCGATCGCATGGCTGGCGGCCTTCCGGTTGAACCGGATGCGGCCGATATCGGTGACCGCCGCACCGATGCGGAGGGCATGGTGCCCGGGCGCTCCCGCATCCTGGCCGCCGGGCCGGCGCAGCACCGCATACACCGCTCCCGCATCGAGCCCCCATCCGTGGCCATGCACCCAGCCGCCCGATCCGCCGGCCCATGGGGCCTCGGTGAGCTGCACGAGCCCGTAGCGCATGCTCACCTCCGTCACCGTCTGTACGCTGTCGTTGAGCGCGCTCAACAGCGGGGCCCGGTTGTCCGCATACAGGCCGAAGATCCCGAGCAGGTACTTGGCCGTGATGCCCGTGTGCAGCTGCCGGCGCCCGCCCAGCGGGAAGAGGCGCCCGTAGGTGAGGCCATGCTCGGTCCAGCTCATGGCGCTCGACCGCACGGTGGCCTCGTCCACGCGCCGGGCCTCGCCGGGGTTGAGCGCGATGGTGTCGATGCCGAATTTCCGCGCCAGGTCGTTCAGGTCCAATGCGGTGAGGGACGCGCGCACGCTGTTGGTGAAGGCAATGGCCTGGCGCTCGCCGATGCGCAGGGAGAAGGAGGGCCCCATCACCCGCAGGTCGAGCGATACGGCGCGCTCGCGGTCCGTGGTGAGGTCGCCCAGCTCGATCGCCGTGGTGTCCACGCGGATGCGGCGGCCGAAGCCGAAGAGGCCGAGCTGCTCCCTGCCCAGGAAGAGGAAGCTGTTGTCCAGGTCGACGCCCGCACGGACCAGCGCGATCTCGGCCCGGTCGGCATTCAGCGTCAGGCACGCCGGCTGGCTGCCGACGCCCCAGACCCCTTCCCAGGTGCTTCCTGCGATGCCCTGGCCGTATTGGGCGCGGCACGGGGCCGCGGCGAGCAGCAGCGC
Protein-coding regions in this window:
- a CDS encoding DUF5723 family protein produces the protein MRSVIPIAAALLLAAAPCRAQYGQGIAGSTWEGVWGVGSQPACLTLNADRAEIALVRAGVDLDNSFLFLGREQLGLFGFGRRIRVDTTAIELGDLTTDRERAVSLDLRVMGPSFSLRIGERQAIAFTNSVRASLTALDLNDLARKFGIDTIALNPGEARRVDEATVRSSAMSWTEHGLTYGRLFPLGGRRQLHTGITAKYLLGIFGLYADNRAPLLSALNDSVQTVTEVSMRYGLVQLTEAPWAGGSGGWVHGHGWGLDAGAVYAVLRRPGGQDAGAPGHHALRIGAAVTDIGRIRFNRKAASHAIANGSTTVSALEGLDIGGMNEVDTALSSLLLGDPQASRTGRAFTQMLPTAVHLSVDYSPIKHLALRMEAVRGTTAPIDGPSVRDQLSLTLRFETRNFCAALPVSADAFGNWGIGLMLRAAGFMIGTDRIGGLFGLNDLRGADLYFGAKVRLKGRKRPAGD